One region of Pyramidobacter sp. YE332 genomic DNA includes:
- the cls gene encoding cardiolipin synthase has protein sequence MTWGQGLSIFFLTGLDIVSFIVRLSALVIIPQRHNPSTATAWLLVILLWPWPGMIAYSILGTNVLPSRRMERHNAMLSYFHDIRARMMHSELPGAISPQLPPSLQATANLAQNLGYLSAVQGNTVQYVTEAVDFIDTLVDEIDAAASEIDLLYYIFADDSQGRKVVNACRRAARRGVTVRLLLDSVGSREFLRSSLREDIQRDGVQVEEALPVRIYRAKAARFDLRNHRKLAVFDSRVAVTGSHNVTEPSYGRFGKLIWKDVSLRFRGPVVRQLESVFIEDWYVETGERLDTAHLFSANDNFSGPSCLQTVPSGPSYQTENYQRLIIASIIGAQEQVTITTPYLIPDEGMLQAIEVARLRGVKVRLVTPARSDQIIAGYASRAYYEDFLRLGVEVYLYDKGLLHAKTVTVDDNLGFVGSSNFDIRSFSLNFEINMILYGVQENFGIHRVQGLYICDSHRLTQDEWGKRGHVSMALESVTKLLSPLL, from the coding sequence ATGACGTGGGGTCAGGGGCTCAGCATTTTCTTCCTCACCGGGCTGGACATCGTATCGTTCATCGTCCGCCTCTCCGCGCTGGTGATCATCCCCCAGCGGCACAATCCTTCTACGGCCACGGCGTGGCTGCTGGTGATCCTGCTCTGGCCGTGGCCGGGCATGATCGCCTACTCCATCCTCGGCACCAACGTGCTGCCGTCGCGCCGCATGGAACGCCACAACGCCATGCTCTCGTATTTTCACGACATCCGCGCGCGCATGATGCATTCCGAACTGCCGGGCGCCATTTCGCCGCAGCTGCCGCCGTCGCTCCAGGCCACCGCCAATCTGGCTCAGAATCTGGGATATCTGAGTGCCGTTCAGGGCAACACGGTGCAGTACGTCACCGAAGCCGTCGATTTCATCGATACGCTCGTCGACGAGATCGACGCCGCCGCCAGCGAGATCGACCTGCTTTACTACATTTTCGCCGACGATTCTCAGGGACGCAAGGTGGTCAACGCCTGCCGGCGGGCGGCCCGGCGCGGCGTCACTGTGCGGCTGCTCCTCGATTCCGTGGGCTCGCGCGAATTCCTGCGCAGTTCTCTGAGAGAAGACATCCAGCGCGACGGCGTCCAGGTGGAGGAAGCCCTTCCCGTGCGCATCTACCGCGCCAAAGCGGCCCGCTTCGACCTGCGCAACCACCGCAAGCTCGCCGTCTTCGACAGCCGCGTCGCCGTCACCGGTTCGCACAACGTCACCGAACCCAGCTACGGCCGCTTCGGCAAGCTGATCTGGAAAGACGTCAGCCTGCGCTTCCGCGGCCCGGTCGTGCGTCAGTTGGAGAGCGTCTTCATCGAGGACTGGTATGTCGAGACCGGCGAGCGACTCGACACCGCGCACCTGTTCTCCGCCAACGATAACTTCTCGGGGCCGTCGTGCCTGCAGACGGTGCCGAGCGGCCCCTCCTACCAGACCGAAAACTATCAGCGGCTCATCATCGCCTCCATCATCGGCGCCCAGGAACAGGTGACGATCACCACGCCCTATCTGATCCCCGACGAGGGCATGCTCCAGGCCATCGAAGTCGCCCGCCTGCGCGGCGTCAAAGTCAGACTGGTGACGCCGGCCCGGTCGGACCAGATCATCGCCGGTTACGCCTCGCGCGCGTATTACGAGGATTTTCTCCGCCTCGGCGTCGAAGTGTACCTTTACGACAAGGGGCTGCTCCACGCTAAAACCGTCACCGTGGACGACAACCTCGGCTTCGTCGGTTCGAGCAACTTCGACATCCGTTCGTTCTCCCTCAATTTCGAGATCAACATGATCCTCTACGGCGTGCAGGAGAATTTCGGCATCCACCGCGTGCAGGGACTTTACATCTGCGACTCCCACCGCCTTACGCAGGACGAATGGGGAAAACGCGGTCACGTTTCCATGGCGCTCGAGTCGGTCACCAAGCTGCTGAGCCCGTTGCTGTGA
- the wecB gene encoding UDP-N-acetylglucosamine 2-epimerase (non-hydrolyzing) — MKKRIVLAFGTRPEAVKMAPVYLALARSGALEPVILLTGQHRTQLEQALSIFGVPHERNLDVMTERQTLPELAARILPQAAAAFRELEADYVLVHGDTLTTFVSAWAAFLERIPVGHVEAGLRSGSMSEPFPEEANRVLTDALCDTFFAPTEGARANLLKGGAPPARVFVTGQTAVDAILFASKKGVLPDGVPDLGPVVTVTLHRRENWPVLNELARRLADVARARAEWTFVFPVHLNPVVREAVVPPLSGVENVKLVEPLEYGCMAALLARSRLILTDSGGLQEEGASLGVPVAVVRNVTERPEGVEAGIVTLLGNDPALAMDRFAALIDDEPRLDRMASARNPYGDGRACERIAAALERRLA; from the coding sequence ATGAAAAAACGGATCGTTCTCGCGTTCGGCACGCGGCCGGAGGCGGTCAAGATGGCGCCGGTGTATCTGGCGCTGGCGCGCAGCGGCGCGCTGGAGCCGGTGATTTTGCTGACCGGGCAGCACAGGACGCAGCTCGAACAGGCGCTTTCCATCTTCGGCGTGCCGCACGAGCGCAATCTGGACGTGATGACCGAGCGGCAGACGCTGCCGGAATTGGCGGCGCGGATCTTGCCGCAGGCGGCGGCGGCGTTTCGCGAGCTGGAGGCCGATTACGTGCTGGTGCACGGCGACACGCTGACGACGTTCGTCTCGGCATGGGCGGCGTTTCTGGAGCGGATCCCGGTCGGGCACGTGGAGGCGGGGCTGCGCAGCGGCTCGATGAGCGAGCCGTTTCCGGAGGAAGCCAACCGCGTGCTGACCGACGCGCTGTGCGACACGTTCTTCGCGCCGACGGAAGGCGCGCGCGCCAATCTGTTAAAGGGCGGCGCGCCCCCGGCGCGCGTTTTCGTGACGGGACAGACGGCGGTCGACGCGATCCTTTTTGCCTCGAAAAAAGGAGTTTTGCCCGACGGCGTGCCCGATCTTGGCCCGGTCGTGACGGTGACGCTGCACCGGCGCGAAAACTGGCCCGTGCTGAACGAGCTGGCGCGGCGTCTGGCCGATGTGGCGCGCGCTCGCGCGGAGTGGACGTTCGTGTTCCCGGTCCATCTCAATCCCGTGGTGCGCGAGGCGGTGGTGCCGCCGCTGTCGGGCGTGGAAAACGTGAAGCTCGTCGAGCCGCTGGAATACGGCTGCATGGCGGCGCTGCTGGCGCGCAGCCGTTTGATCCTGACGGACTCGGGCGGTCTGCAGGAGGAGGGGGCGTCGCTGGGCGTACCGGTGGCGGTGGTGCGCAACGTCACGGAGCGCCCGGAGGGCGTGGAAGCGGGGATCGTGACGCTGCTTGGCAACGATCCGGCGCTCGCCATGGATCGATTTGCGGCGCTGATAGACGACGAACCCCGCCTCGACCGCATGGCTTCCGCGCGGAATCCCTACGGCGACGGGCGCGCTTGCGAACGGATCGCCGCGGCGCTGGAACGTCGGCTGGCCTGA
- a CDS encoding V-type ATP synthase subunit K produces MDYLGIAFVVLGAALAAGMAGIGSAIGVGIAGEVGAGVMTEDPGKFGLVLMLQALPGTQGIYGLLIAFFAMLKVGLVGGSAVPCDWVHGLAVMFACLPIALGGWISAISQGKTSAACIQMIAKQPGEAGKAVILPAMVETYAVLALLVSILLMNGISL; encoded by the coding sequence ATGGATTATCTTGGTATCGCTTTTGTTGTGCTTGGCGCGGCTTTGGCCGCCGGTATGGCGGGCATCGGTTCGGCTATTGGCGTCGGTATCGCCGGTGAAGTCGGCGCCGGCGTGATGACTGAAGATCCCGGCAAGTTCGGTCTTGTGCTGATGCTGCAGGCTCTGCCCGGAACGCAGGGCATTTACGGCCTGCTGATCGCCTTCTTCGCCATGCTGAAGGTCGGGCTGGTCGGCGGTTCCGCCGTTCCCTGCGACTGGGTGCACGGTCTGGCCGTCATGTTCGCCTGCCTGCCTATCGCCTTGGGCGGCTGGATCTCGGCCATTTCGCAGGGAAAAACTTCGGCCGCCTGCATCCAGATGATCGCCAAGCAGCCCGGCGAAGCCGGCAAGGCCGTTATCCTTCCGGCTATGGTCGAGACGTACGCGGTGCTTGCCCTCCTCGTCAGCATCCTTTTGATGAACGGCATCAGCCTGTAA
- a CDS encoding RNA-binding domain-containing protein, which produces MTGESLTVEYKREYFDEIKKTIIAFANTDGGELLIGVDDDGTVLGVDDPDDVMLKVTNSARDTIKPDVTMFMRVETRVIQGKKVVAASVQRGTACPYYLSAKGVRPEGVYVRQGASTVPATESAILKMILETSGDSFEDARSLIQTLTFHSVQKTFAEEKVAFGETQKRTLGLIGEDGAYTNLGLLLSDQCQHTIKLAVFQGSTKNTLFKDRAEFSGSLFDQLDDAYVTIDRYNATCAEFKGLKRIDTRDYPPEAVREALLNAVVHRDYSYSGSTLISIYDDRIEFLSLGGLAKGIAKSDVMMGVSVPRNKKLANVFYRLHLIEAFGTGMLKIKESYDGRPLQDFIEISDNAFKITLPNVNAQRQNSETERLQTRPFQPLEQQIMDYIKTRDSATRAEVQKALGLSQSAAGRKLRELVVSGMLMRNGEGRSTAYSMKKES; this is translated from the coding sequence ATGACCGGCGAAAGTCTGACTGTAGAATACAAGCGAGAATACTTCGACGAGATCAAAAAGACGATCATCGCCTTTGCCAACACCGACGGCGGCGAACTGCTGATCGGTGTGGACGACGATGGAACGGTGCTCGGCGTGGACGATCCTGACGACGTGATGCTGAAAGTGACGAACAGCGCCCGCGACACTATCAAGCCCGATGTGACCATGTTCATGCGCGTTGAAACGCGTGTTATCCAGGGGAAAAAAGTCGTTGCCGCGAGCGTGCAGAGGGGAACGGCTTGCCCATATTACCTGAGCGCGAAGGGAGTACGCCCTGAAGGCGTCTATGTGCGGCAGGGCGCATCCACCGTGCCGGCTACGGAAAGCGCGATCCTGAAGATGATCCTCGAAACCAGCGGCGACAGCTTTGAAGACGCTCGTTCGCTGATCCAGACGCTGACGTTCCACAGCGTCCAAAAGACATTTGCCGAAGAAAAAGTCGCGTTCGGCGAAACGCAGAAGCGTACCCTTGGCCTCATCGGCGAAGACGGCGCGTATACCAATCTTGGCCTGCTCCTTTCTGATCAGTGCCAGCATACCATCAAGCTGGCCGTCTTTCAGGGCAGCACAAAGAACACGCTGTTCAAAGACCGCGCCGAATTTTCGGGGTCGCTGTTTGACCAGCTTGATGATGCCTACGTCACGATCGACCGCTATAACGCGACGTGCGCCGAGTTCAAAGGACTCAAACGCATCGACACTCGCGACTATCCGCCCGAAGCCGTGCGCGAAGCCCTGCTCAACGCCGTTGTGCACCGCGATTATTCGTACAGCGGCTCAACACTGATCAGCATTTACGATGACCGCATTGAGTTCCTCTCCCTCGGCGGTCTTGCCAAAGGCATTGCCAAAAGCGACGTGATGATGGGTGTTTCCGTCCCGCGCAACAAAAAACTGGCCAACGTGTTCTACCGCCTGCACCTGATCGAAGCGTTCGGGACGGGAATGCTCAAAATTAAAGAGAGCTACGACGGCCGCCCTCTGCAGGACTTTATCGAGATATCCGACAACGCGTTCAAGATCACCCTGCCGAACGTGAACGCGCAGCGCCAGAATAGCGAAACGGAACGGCTGCAGACGCGCCCCTTCCAGCCGCTTGAACAGCAGATAATGGACTATATAAAAACCCGTGACAGTGCCACGCGCGCCGAAGTGCAAAAGGCGCTGGGCCTGTCGCAGAGTGCGGCGGGGAGAAAACTGAGAGAGCTTGTTGTGAGCGGCATGCTTATGAGGAACGGAGAAGGAAGAAGTACTGCATACTCAATGAAAAAAGAGTCGTGA
- a CDS encoding V-type ATP synthase subunit B codes for MNLPVEYRTVSSLAGPLLVVESVKEVPYDSLVEVALPDGSRRRGKVLETDSGRAVVQVFEGTDGLDVDTASVTFLGKSLELPVSEDMLGRVFNGRGDPIDGGAPIIAEKNIDVNGLAMNPYSRDYPDEFIQTGISTIDGMNPMVRGQKLPIFSASGLPHNRMAAQLARQANVIGGGSEKFAVVFAAMGITFEEAAFFMEDFRKTGALDRTVMYVNLANDPAVERIYTPKLALTAAEYLAFEKNMHVLVILTDLTNYCEALREISAARKEVPGRRGYPGYLYTDLATMYERAGRVKGSTGSITQVPILTMPEDDKTHPIPDLTGYITEGQIILSRNLHRTGIYPPVDVMPSLSRLKDKGIGEGKTREDHADLMNQLFAAYARGKEAKELAVILGEGALSDDDKAFAKFASRFEDEYVRQGEYENRTVETTLGLGWKLLNMVPVKELKRVKDKYIQKYLMPLKEKENPEEKA; via the coding sequence ATGAACCTGCCAGTTGAATACAGAACCGTAAGCAGCCTTGCGGGCCCCCTTCTGGTCGTCGAGAGCGTCAAGGAAGTTCCCTACGATTCTCTGGTCGAAGTCGCGCTGCCCGACGGCTCCCGCCGCCGCGGCAAAGTGCTGGAGACCGATTCCGGCCGCGCCGTCGTGCAGGTTTTCGAGGGCACCGACGGCCTCGACGTCGACACCGCCTCCGTGACCTTCCTCGGCAAATCGCTGGAACTGCCCGTCTCCGAAGACATGCTCGGCCGCGTCTTCAACGGCCGCGGCGATCCCATCGACGGCGGCGCGCCCATCATCGCCGAGAAAAACATCGACGTGAACGGACTGGCCATGAATCCCTACTCGCGCGATTATCCCGACGAGTTCATCCAGACCGGCATCAGCACCATCGACGGCATGAACCCCATGGTCCGCGGCCAGAAGCTGCCCATTTTCTCCGCTTCCGGACTGCCTCACAACCGCATGGCCGCCCAGCTGGCCCGTCAGGCGAACGTCATCGGCGGCGGCAGCGAGAAGTTCGCCGTCGTGTTCGCCGCCATGGGCATCACCTTCGAGGAAGCCGCCTTCTTCATGGAAGACTTCCGCAAGACCGGCGCCCTCGACCGCACCGTCATGTACGTCAACCTCGCCAACGACCCCGCCGTCGAGCGCATTTACACGCCCAAGCTGGCGCTGACCGCCGCCGAGTATCTGGCGTTCGAGAAGAACATGCACGTCCTCGTCATCCTCACCGACTTGACGAACTACTGCGAGGCCCTGCGCGAGATCTCCGCCGCCCGCAAGGAAGTTCCCGGCCGCCGCGGCTATCCCGGCTACCTCTACACCGACCTCGCCACCATGTACGAGCGCGCCGGCCGCGTCAAGGGCAGCACCGGCTCCATCACCCAGGTGCCCATCCTCACCATGCCCGAAGACGACAAGACCCACCCCATCCCCGACCTCACCGGCTACATTACCGAGGGGCAGATCATCCTCAGCCGCAACCTGCACCGCACCGGCATCTATCCGCCCGTGGACGTGATGCCGTCGCTGTCGCGCCTGAAGGACAAGGGCATCGGCGAAGGCAAGACCCGCGAGGATCACGCCGACCTGATGAACCAGCTCTTCGCCGCTTATGCCCGCGGCAAGGAAGCCAAGGAACTGGCCGTCATCCTCGGCGAAGGCGCTCTGAGCGACGACGACAAGGCGTTCGCCAAATTCGCCTCGCGCTTCGAGGACGAGTACGTCCGTCAGGGCGAATACGAAAACCGCACCGTCGAGACGACCCTCGGACTGGGCTGGAAACTCCTGAACATGGTTCCCGTCAAGGAACTGAAACGCGTCAAGGACAAGTACATCCAGAAATACCTGATGCCGCTGAAGGAAAAAGAAAACCCAGAGGAAAAGGCGTAA
- a CDS encoding S24 family peptidase — protein MKRELGTSGSAGGPEFDCDDRFALPRTFVGAVAESVERMPFVVQVEGDSMANARICGDSYAVVNPAEEILDGDAALVKVGSRYVIRWLYWKANGGCELRAASEKFPEMSLDAAQLRGAVPSVLDKVMWTFSRPLVGL, from the coding sequence ATGAAAAGAGAACTCGGGACCAGCGGCTCAGCCGGCGGTCCTGAGTTTGACTGCGACGATCGTTTCGCGCTGCCACGCACGTTTGTCGGGGCGGTGGCGGAGAGCGTCGAAAGGATGCCTTTCGTGGTCCAGGTCGAGGGCGACAGCATGGCGAACGCGCGTATCTGCGGCGATTCGTATGCGGTCGTCAATCCGGCGGAAGAAATCCTCGACGGCGACGCGGCGCTGGTGAAAGTCGGCTCGAGATACGTGATCCGCTGGCTGTACTGGAAGGCGAACGGCGGCTGTGAACTGCGGGCGGCGTCGGAGAAGTTTCCCGAGATGTCGCTTGACGCGGCGCAGCTGCGCGGCGCGGTGCCGTCGGTGCTCGACAAGGTGATGTGGACTTTTTCGCGCCCGCTGGTGGGGCTGTAA
- a CDS encoding V-type ATP synthase subunit F, with translation MAAVGSYDTVLPFQAVGVRPFPVESDEEIAETVSRLAREDYGVIFVEERQFVAQASLIDRLVQEYAASIIPIPGIRGSIGVGLSAVRSSVERAVGMDIFAEK, from the coding sequence ATGGCGGCTGTTGGGAGCTACGACACCGTGCTTCCCTTTCAGGCCGTCGGCGTGCGCCCCTTTCCCGTCGAGAGCGACGAAGAGATTGCCGAGACCGTGAGCCGTCTGGCCCGCGAAGACTACGGCGTGATCTTCGTCGAAGAGCGGCAGTTCGTCGCTCAGGCTTCTCTGATCGACCGGCTCGTTCAGGAATACGCGGCCAGCATCATTCCCATCCCCGGGATCCGCGGATCCATCGGCGTGGGGCTGAGCGCGGTGCGCAGCAGCGTCGAACGGGCGGTCGGCATGGATATTTTCGCAGAGAAATAG
- a CDS encoding DUF1858 domain-containing protein: MITKDMLIADIVDKYPQVVQPLMLSGMGCIGCAISHAESLEEGAMAHGIDPDDLVSGLNEVLKANGIED, translated from the coding sequence ATGATCACCAAGGATATGCTGATCGCCGACATCGTCGACAAGTATCCGCAGGTCGTCCAGCCCCTGATGCTGTCCGGCATGGGCTGCATCGGCTGCGCGATCTCCCACGCCGAAAGCCTCGAAGAGGGCGCCATGGCCCACGGCATCGACCCCGACGATCTCGTCAGCGGCCTGAACGAAGTTCTCAAGGCCAACGGTATCGAGGACTGA
- a CDS encoding V-type ATP synthase subunit D: MARVNVNPNRMELSRLKKRLAVAQRGHKLLKDKQDALIKAFLEKARAVKATREKVESELVSCYRSFLMARAQTLPAMLEQALMISGSTCTLDVATRNVMSVIVPEYEVHQEGSTFNYGMATTPASLDVALEDFSKVIPGLLQLAADEKAVALMSTEIERTRRRVNALEHVMIPNYAETIKYISMKLDEQARSTTSQLMKVKEIVSEH, from the coding sequence ATGGCACGTGTGAACGTGAACCCCAACCGAATGGAGCTTTCGCGGCTCAAGAAACGTCTCGCCGTCGCCCAGCGCGGCCATAAGCTGCTCAAGGACAAGCAGGACGCCCTGATCAAAGCCTTCCTCGAAAAAGCCCGCGCGGTCAAGGCCACCCGCGAGAAAGTGGAAAGCGAGCTCGTCTCGTGCTACCGCAGCTTCCTCATGGCCCGCGCCCAGACCCTGCCGGCCATGCTCGAACAGGCTCTGATGATCTCCGGCAGCACCTGCACCCTCGACGTCGCCACGCGGAACGTCATGAGCGTCATCGTGCCCGAGTACGAAGTCCATCAGGAGGGCAGCACCTTCAACTACGGCATGGCGACCACGCCGGCCAGCCTCGACGTGGCCCTCGAAGACTTTTCCAAAGTCATTCCCGGGCTGCTCCAGCTTGCCGCCGACGAAAAGGCCGTCGCCCTGATGTCGACCGAAATCGAGCGCACCCGCCGCCGCGTCAACGCCCTCGAGCACGTCATGATCCCCAACTACGCCGAGACCATCAAATACATCTCGATGAAGCTGGACGAACAGGCCCGCTCGACCACGAGCCAGCTGATGAAAGTCAAGGAAATCGTCAGCGAACACTGA
- a CDS encoding V-type ATPase subunit gives MELKSPLEFDRAIEAELHHSYTEIGAFVPDRELVSLLRLVYDVHNVKTLLKSQFLTVRGEKRRLDLLTSLGNIDTDKLILAIEGEEYWELPYGFNQAIPEALAAWEQTHNALAAEKILDGVYFKALREVAAKLGMERVENWVRCRIDGENLKTLLRLSRIDMDHGTAASFLHEGGSLPINRLTPLVTEPVENWGRLLAFADIGALLAPFSEGESFNSLLVQYEKELDNFITGAIAKSRFGAFEPGNVVRYLWTKEIEAKNLRVVLVSVANGVEKDAIRGLLRDVR, from the coding sequence ATGGAGCTGAAATCGCCGTTGGAATTCGACCGGGCGATCGAGGCGGAACTTCACCACAGCTATACGGAAATCGGGGCGTTCGTTCCCGACCGTGAGCTGGTCAGTCTGCTGCGTCTGGTCTACGACGTGCACAACGTCAAAACGCTGCTGAAAAGCCAGTTCCTGACGGTTCGGGGGGAAAAACGCCGTCTCGATCTGCTCACTTCTCTCGGCAACATCGACACGGATAAGCTGATCCTGGCCATCGAAGGAGAGGAGTACTGGGAGCTTCCGTACGGATTCAACCAGGCGATCCCCGAAGCCCTTGCGGCATGGGAGCAGACGCACAACGCTCTTGCGGCGGAGAAGATCCTCGACGGCGTGTATTTCAAAGCGCTGCGGGAAGTCGCCGCAAAGCTCGGCATGGAGCGGGTGGAAAACTGGGTTCGCTGCCGCATCGACGGCGAGAACCTGAAAACGCTCCTGCGCCTTTCGCGCATCGACATGGATCATGGAACGGCCGCGTCTTTCCTTCACGAAGGCGGCTCGCTTCCGATCAACCGGCTGACGCCGCTTGTGACCGAACCGGTGGAAAACTGGGGGCGCCTGCTGGCTTTCGCCGACATCGGCGCGCTGTTGGCTCCTTTTTCGGAAGGAGAAAGCTTCAACAGCCTTCTCGTGCAGTACGAGAAGGAATTGGACAATTTCATCACCGGCGCGATCGCCAAGAGCCGTTTCGGCGCGTTCGAACCGGGCAACGTGGTCCGTTACCTCTGGACCAAGGAAATAGAAGCCAAAAACTTGCGGGTGGTGCTCGTTTCCGTCGCCAACGGAGTCGAGAAGGACGCCATAAGGGGGTTGCTGCGCGATGTCCGCTGA
- a CDS encoding V-type ATP synthase subunit E, with protein sequence MALADIRKKIEQDAASEAAKLLDEARKQADVLNADADAEISKSKKYYDGLYAAEAPEVRRRAQIIANLDVKKLRLGAKQELIGRSFDGALARLCKLAGDKYLAFMEKLLDQAVSSGDEELLVAAGEKRIDQTWLDKYNASRDKKLTLSAEKADVKGGFILRKGRISTNCSLETLIHWLKDELESDVVKRLFDAE encoded by the coding sequence ATGGCACTCGCTGACATCAGGAAGAAAATCGAACAGGACGCGGCCAGTGAGGCCGCGAAACTGCTCGACGAGGCCCGAAAGCAGGCCGACGTTCTGAACGCGGACGCCGACGCCGAAATTTCCAAAAGCAAGAAGTATTACGACGGCCTGTACGCCGCCGAAGCTCCCGAAGTGCGCCGCCGTGCCCAGATCATCGCGAATCTGGACGTGAAAAAGCTCCGTCTCGGCGCCAAGCAGGAGCTGATCGGCCGTAGTTTCGACGGCGCGCTGGCGCGCCTCTGCAAGCTGGCCGGCGACAAATATCTTGCGTTCATGGAAAAGCTTCTCGATCAGGCGGTCAGCAGCGGCGACGAGGAACTGCTCGTGGCTGCCGGCGAGAAGCGCATCGATCAGACCTGGCTCGACAAATACAACGCTTCCCGGGACAAAAAGCTGACGCTTTCCGCCGAGAAAGCGGACGTCAAAGGCGGCTTTATCCTTCGCAAGGGTAGGATCAGCACGAACTGTTCCTTGGAAACCCTGATCCACTGGCTCAAGGACGAACTGGAGTCCGACGTCGTCAAACGGCTGTTTGACGCGGAGTAG
- a CDS encoding V-type ATP synthase subunit A, whose product MATDKNVKGTIERISGPLVVAKGMTGASMYEVARVGDIGLVGEIIELNGDLASIQVYEETSGLRPGEPAVGTGEPLSVELGPGLIEQFYDGIQRPLKAIEEASKSVFIARGISVSALDHEKLWQFEPRVSVGDEVSEGDVLGVVQETVLVEHRIMVPNGISGKVVSVESGEFNVDAVIAVIDDGKEKHGVSMLRRWPVRRGRPVAKKLPPVTPLTTGQRVVDTFFPIAMGGTACVPGPFGSGKTVIQHQLAKWAEAQIVVYIGCGERGNEMTDVLREFPELKDPRSGQPLMKRTVLIANTSNMPVAAREASVYTGISIAEYYRDMGYSVALMADSTSRWAEALREMSGRLEEMPGEEGYPAYLGTRLASFYERAGRAICLGGDGREGSVSVIGAVSPPGGDLSEPVTQNTLRVTKVFWGLDANLAYQRHFPAINWLNSYSLYTKKLDEYWDAKFDAEWTPTRVEAMTLLEEESSLKEIVQLVGMDALSRNERMTMETAKSLREDFLHQNAFSDVDTYTSMEKQFRMLSTILKFHHAGLEALQSGAEMNKLFNLPVREKIARMGLVGEQELEKIDALEGEMRDEIAQLLASGGDK is encoded by the coding sequence TTGGCCACGGATAAAAATGTAAAAGGCACGATCGAACGTATATCCGGACCTCTGGTCGTCGCGAAGGGGATGACCGGCGCGAGCATGTACGAAGTGGCGCGCGTCGGCGACATCGGCCTGGTCGGGGAAATCATCGAACTCAACGGTGATCTCGCCTCGATCCAGGTCTACGAGGAGACGTCAGGTCTCCGTCCCGGCGAGCCCGCTGTGGGCACCGGCGAACCCCTGAGCGTTGAACTGGGCCCCGGTCTTATCGAACAGTTCTATGACGGCATTCAGCGTCCTCTGAAGGCGATCGAAGAAGCGTCGAAGAGCGTCTTCATCGCCAGAGGCATCAGCGTTTCAGCGCTCGATCACGAGAAACTCTGGCAGTTCGAGCCGAGAGTTTCCGTTGGCGACGAAGTGAGCGAGGGCGACGTCCTTGGCGTCGTCCAAGAGACCGTTCTTGTGGAGCACCGCATCATGGTCCCCAACGGGATCAGCGGCAAGGTCGTCTCCGTCGAGTCCGGCGAGTTCAACGTCGACGCCGTGATCGCCGTGATCGACGACGGCAAGGAGAAACATGGCGTTTCCATGCTGCGTCGCTGGCCCGTGCGCCGCGGCCGCCCCGTCGCCAAGAAGCTGCCGCCCGTCACGCCGCTGACGACCGGCCAGCGCGTCGTCGACACGTTCTTCCCCATCGCCATGGGCGGCACGGCCTGCGTGCCCGGCCCGTTCGGCTCGGGCAAGACGGTCATCCAGCACCAGCTTGCCAAGTGGGCCGAAGCCCAGATCGTCGTTTACATCGGCTGCGGCGAGCGCGGCAACGAGATGACCGACGTTCTGCGCGAGTTCCCCGAGCTGAAGGATCCCCGTTCCGGCCAGCCGCTGATGAAGCGTACCGTGCTGATCGCGAACACGTCAAACATGCCGGTCGCGGCCCGCGAAGCCAGCGTTTACACGGGGATTTCCATCGCCGAGTACTATCGCGACATGGGTTATTCCGTGGCGCTGATGGCCGATTCCACCAGCCGCTGGGCCGAAGCCCTGCGCGAGATGTCCGGCCGTCTGGAAGAAATGCCCGGCGAAGAAGGCTATCCCGCCTATCTGGGCACGCGTCTGGCCTCGTTCTACGAGCGCGCCGGCCGCGCGATCTGCCTGGGCGGCGACGGCCGCGAGGGATCGGTTTCCGTCATCGGGGCCGTTTCGCCTCCCGGCGGCGACCTTTCCGAACCCGTTACGCAGAACACGCTGCGCGTGACCAAGGTCTTCTGGGGACTGGACGCCAATCTGGCCTATCAGCGCCACTTCCCGGCCATCAACTGGCTGAACAGTTACTCGCTGTACACGAAGAAGCTTGACGAGTATTGGGACGCCAAGTTCGACGCCGAGTGGACGCCCACGCGCGTCGAGGCCATGACGCTGCTCGAAGAGGAGTCCTCGCTGAAGGAGATCGTACAGCTGGTCGGCATGGACGCCCTGTCGCGCAACGAGCGCATGACCATGGAAACGGCCAAGTCGCTGCGCGAGGACTTCCTGCACCAGAACGCCTTCAGCGACGTGGACACGTACACGTCGATGGAAAAACAGTTCAGGATGCTTTCGACGATCCTCAAGTTCCATCACGCCGGACTGGAAGCTTTGCAGAGCGGCGCCGAGATGAACAAGCTCTTCAACCTGCCCGTGCGCGAGAAGATCGCCCGCATGGGGCTGGTCGGCGAGCAGGAACTCGAAAAGATCGACGCGCTCGAAGGCGAAATGAGAGACGAAATTGCCCAGCTTCTCGCGTCAGGAGGCGATAAATAA